In archaeon BMS3Bbin15, the following are encoded in one genomic region:
- the trpB_1 gene encoding tryptophan synthase beta chain: MKETKVLLDIDEMPRKWYNILSDVHEQLPPPLNPATKEPIKPQDLEVIFPKELIRQEMTQERYIRIPEEVREAYFQVGRPTPLYRARRLERYLNTPAKIYYKREDVSFTGSHKPNAAIPQVYYNAKEGIEKITTETGAGQWGTALSLAGALFDIKVQVFMVGISFRQKPYRKIIMELYGAKVVSSPSNITEYGKKMLAENPEHPGSLGIAISEAIEIAAGSENTNYSLGSVLNHVLLHQTIIGQELLLQLERIDTTPDVMIGCVGGGSNFAGFAYPLLGKQLRGEIDNIEFLGVEPESCPTLTEGKYEYDFGDTAGMTPLLKMYTLGHDFVPSPIHAGGLRYHGDAPSLCLLHKLGKIDAVAYNQLETFEAGKIFSRVEGIVPAPETNHAIKAAIDKARECKKTGEEKVIVFNFSGNGLMDLQGYSDYLEGKLKV; this comes from the coding sequence ATGAAGGAGACCAAGGTTCTTCTTGATATTGATGAAATGCCCAGAAAATGGTATAACATACTTTCGGATGTTCATGAGCAGCTTCCACCGCCATTAAACCCTGCCACAAAGGAGCCAATAAAGCCCCAGGACCTTGAAGTTATTTTTCCAAAGGAGCTTATAAGGCAGGAGATGACTCAGGAAAGATATATCAGAATTCCGGAGGAGGTAAGGGAAGCCTACTTTCAGGTAGGAAGGCCAACACCCCTCTACAGAGCAAGGCGTCTTGAGCGTTATCTGAACACTCCAGCCAAGATATACTATAAGCGTGAGGATGTGAGTTTTACAGGTTCACATAAACCAAATGCAGCCATACCTCAGGTTTATTACAATGCTAAAGAAGGAATAGAAAAGATTACGACAGAAACAGGTGCGGGACAGTGGGGTACCGCCCTGAGCCTTGCAGGTGCTCTCTTTGATATTAAGGTTCAGGTCTTCATGGTTGGAATTAGCTTCAGGCAGAAACCATACAGAAAAATTATAATGGAACTCTATGGTGCCAAAGTTGTTTCATCGCCTTCAAATATTACTGAATACGGAAAGAAGATGCTTGCAGAAAATCCAGAGCATCCAGGAAGTCTTGGCATAGCCATAAGTGAAGCCATAGAGATTGCAGCGGGGAGTGAAAATACAAACTACTCTCTGGGCTCTGTGCTAAACCATGTATTGCTACACCAGACCATTATAGGTCAGGAGCTACTTCTTCAGCTTGAAAGGATTGATACCACTCCTGATGTGATGATAGGTTGCGTTGGCGGAGGAAGCAACTTTGCAGGCTTTGCATATCCTCTGCTGGGAAAGCAACTCAGAGGTGAGATTGATAATATAGAGTTTCTGGGTGTTGAGCCAGAATCCTGCCCTACGCTGACAGAAGGTAAATATGAGTACGATTTTGGTGATACGGCAGGTATGACACCTCTCCTCAAGATGTATACTCTTGGTCATGACTTTGTGCCATCTCCAATCCATGCAGGAGGGTTACGCTACCATGGAGATGCACCCTCATTATGCCTCCTCCACAAGCTTGGTAAGATAGATGCTGTGGCTTACAATCAGCTTGAGACCTTTGAGGCAGGCAAGATATTCTCAAGAGTGGAAGGCATTGTCCCTGCACCGGAAACCAATCATGCCATAAAGGCAGCTATAGATAAAGCAAGGGAGTGCAAGAAAACTGGTGAGGAGAAAGTTATAGTTTTCAACTTCTCAGGTAATGGTTTGATGGACCTTCAGGGTTACTCTGACTATCTGGAGGGCAAACTTAAAGTCTGA
- the hydA gene encoding periplasmic [NiFe] hydrogenase small subunit precursor, which produces MVDIVWLQGATDNGCLISFLNAQQPGVYDAIEKLGVNIGYQNTLSPQSGPKLLEVLNSYENSDKDIDVLIIEGAVPQGPNGTGGACLIGSKTFKDWLEVLAPKAQYIIALGTCASFGGIPAAPPNPTDCTGVQWDKKEFGGFLGKDFKSKAGLPVVNISGCPAHPDWVIQTLVALLLGKNVELDRYNRPKDFYSEDITVHDGCPRNEYYSFKLSAEKFGDKGCLYFNLGCAGPHTHSDCNKRLWNRQSSLTRYGMPCHGCTRPDFPEGIWPFFKRRDLPVSGGKVIPYIIGSGFMKLAKPARLKNE; this is translated from the coding sequence ATGGTGGATATTGTATGGCTACAGGGGGCGACTGATAATGGCTGCCTCATCTCTTTTTTAAATGCACAGCAGCCAGGCGTATATGATGCAATTGAAAAGCTTGGAGTGAATATAGGATACCAGAATACTTTAAGTCCTCAGAGTGGACCTAAACTTCTGGAAGTTCTCAACAGTTATGAAAATAGTGATAAAGATATTGATGTGCTCATAATAGAGGGAGCAGTGCCACAGGGACCGAATGGCACAGGAGGTGCATGCCTTATAGGCTCAAAGACATTCAAGGACTGGCTGGAAGTTCTTGCACCCAAGGCACAGTATATTATAGCTCTGGGAACCTGTGCCAGCTTTGGAGGTATTCCTGCAGCGCCACCGAATCCTACTGATTGTACAGGGGTACAGTGGGATAAAAAAGAGTTTGGAGGTTTCCTTGGCAAAGACTTCAAATCCAAAGCTGGGTTGCCTGTTGTGAATATCTCGGGTTGTCCTGCTCATCCTGACTGGGTAATTCAGACACTTGTTGCCCTTCTTCTCGGAAAGAATGTGGAACTAGACAGATACAACAGACCAAAAGACTTCTACAGTGAGGATATTACAGTGCATGATGGCTGCCCGAGGAATGAGTACTACTCCTTCAAATTGTCTGCAGAGAAATTTGGGGATAAGGGTTGTCTATATTTCAATCTTGGATGTGCAGGACCTCATACTCATAGTGACTGTAATAAGAGACTATGGAACAGACAGAGCAGTTTAACAAGATATGGAATGCCCTGTCATGGATGCACAAGACCGGATTTTCCAGAGGGGATATGGCCTTTCTTCAAACGCAGAGACCTTCCAGTCAGTGGTGGCAAGGTTATACCTTACATAATAGGTTCAGGCTTTATGAAACTCGCCAAGCCTGCCAGACTTAAAAATGAGTAG
- a CDS encoding periplasmic [NiFeSe] hydrogenase large subunit, giving the protein MKELDISPISRIEGHLDFKIMIEDHKVVDAKAIGALFRGFEIILKGREPEDALIITPRICGVCPTSHNDASARALDCAYDAEVPPNGYLVRSTLLATENTMSHAAHIYVLFGPDLVNMKYSKHKAYPELAKRFSAITGTSYKGAVLTRIKLDEIFAIFGGKHPHTTFVPGGVPCRVKTSDITKAVGILMGVQDFIENTTLGCSVERWLENKSLKDVQAWLEEDEKHANSDLGLIIRYGPDLGLHKIGVGPGKFLAYGVYHQKDSKPWLPGGYFDGKLHELDQSRISEHIKHSWYEGYEGGRHPHEGVTKPYYDPESDDKYSWAKSPRYSDAPAEVGPLARQIIDKDALVLNLAENFGPCVFTRVLARAHEAVRTLAKIKEMLLELDVNEPFYKKPTKPKNAEGIGLTEAARGALGHWINIKDGKIDNYQVITPTAWNVSPKDSFGNNGPIESAVIGTEIADESNPVEVQHIIRSYDPCIACTVHYVTPGKNFTLKVV; this is encoded by the coding sequence ATGAAAGAATTAGATATAAGTCCAATATCAAGGATAGAAGGGCATCTTGACTTTAAGATAATGATTGAGGACCATAAAGTTGTGGATGCAAAAGCCATAGGAGCTCTTTTCAGGGGTTTTGAAATTATACTCAAAGGCAGGGAACCCGAGGATGCTCTTATAATAACACCTCGAATATGTGGGGTTTGTCCCACCTCCCATAATGACGCCTCTGCAAGAGCTCTGGATTGTGCCTATGATGCTGAGGTACCTCCAAATGGCTACCTTGTGAGGAGTACACTTTTAGCTACAGAGAACACAATGAGCCATGCTGCTCATATCTATGTCCTCTTCGGTCCCGACCTTGTCAACATGAAATATTCCAAGCATAAAGCATATCCCGAGCTTGCAAAACGCTTCTCTGCAATTACAGGCACATCCTACAAAGGTGCTGTTCTTACCAGAATAAAGCTTGACGAAATTTTTGCAATCTTTGGAGGAAAGCATCCCCATACCACCTTTGTACCTGGTGGTGTACCCTGCAGAGTTAAGACAAGTGATATTACCAAGGCAGTTGGTATTCTCATGGGTGTCCAGGATTTTATTGAGAACACAACTCTCGGTTGCAGTGTTGAAAGGTGGCTGGAAAACAAGAGCCTCAAGGATGTTCAGGCATGGCTTGAAGAAGATGAAAAGCATGCAAATAGTGACCTGGGGCTGATTATACGATACGGTCCCGACCTCGGGCTGCACAAAATTGGTGTGGGTCCTGGTAAGTTCCTTGCCTATGGAGTATATCATCAGAAGGATAGTAAACCCTGGCTGCCTGGCGGCTACTTCGACGGTAAGCTTCATGAACTTGACCAGAGCAGAATAAGCGAACATATAAAACACTCATGGTATGAAGGCTACGAAGGAGGAAGACATCCTCATGAAGGGGTTACAAAACCTTACTATGACCCGGAGAGTGATGATAAGTACTCCTGGGCAAAGTCTCCAAGGTACAGTGATGCTCCTGCAGAAGTTGGCCCCCTTGCAAGGCAGATAATTGATAAGGATGCTCTCGTACTCAATCTGGCAGAGAACTTTGGGCCATGTGTTTTCACAAGAGTGCTTGCAAGAGCTCATGAAGCTGTGAGAACCCTTGCGAAGATTAAGGAGATGCTTCTTGAGCTAGATGTGAATGAACCATTCTACAAGAAGCCAACAAAGCCGAAGAATGCTGAGGGTATAGGCCTTACAGAGGCTGCAAGAGGTGCTCTGGGACACTGGATAAATATAAAAGATGGTAAGATAGACAACTATCAGGTGATAACTCCAACTGCATGGAATGTTTCACCGAAGGACAGCTTTGGTAATAATGGGCCAATAGAAAGTGCTGTGATTGGTACTGAAATAGCAGATGAGTCGAATCCTGTAGAGGTCCAGCATATTATAAGGAGCTATGACCCATGTATTGCCTGTACAGTGCATTATGTAACACCAGGGAAGAACTTCACTCTGAAGGTAGTTTAA
- a CDS encoding H/ACA RNA-protein complex component Cbf5p: MEIKGRRFARKKEIVNIRTKIEENFGELAYLIDRKEKVEIAGTSEDFSLVLIGGVPYFFEKNGDYFPTLKGILRMGDIVNKYVVVDRGAIAFVTNGADIMRPGVVEVSRDIKEGDFVVILEEGHRKPIAFGKSLWDYEDFQDKSSGKCIKNLHYVGDKVWKMEV, translated from the coding sequence ATGGAAATCAAGGGCAGAAGATTTGCGAGAAAAAAAGAGATAGTTAATATCAGGACGAAAATAGAGGAAAATTTTGGAGAACTGGCGTATCTTATTGACAGAAAGGAGAAGGTGGAAATAGCAGGTACTTCTGAAGATTTCAGTCTGGTTTTAATCGGTGGTGTTCCCTACTTCTTTGAGAAAAATGGGGATTATTTTCCAACCCTCAAGGGAATTTTGAGGATGGGGGATATTGTAAATAAGTATGTTGTTGTAGATAGAGGTGCCATAGCCTTTGTCACAAACGGTGCTGATATAATGCGTCCCGGTGTGGTGGAGGTGAGCAGGGATATAAAAGAGGGAGATTTTGTTGTGATTCTTGAAGAAGGGCACAGAAAACCTATAGCTTTTGGCAAATCACTCTGGGATTATGAAGATTTTCAGGATAAAAGCAGTGGAAAGTGCATTAAAAACCTTCATTATGTTGGTGATAAAGTCTGGAAGATGGAAGTATAG
- a CDS encoding hypothetical protein (putative metallophosphoesterase MG207 homolog) — protein MHALLISDTHFPDRVTDISRLLRRMKEYEPELILHAGDLTDAEVMEELKRIAPAVAVQGNMDEANGLKLPVRKLLEIKGRKILLHHGRGVHPRGELNTLVYMAEEAGADVIVTGHTHTPVFEKVGKITVINPGSPTVPRFSPKSFMVADFGKIIEAKLVRL, from the coding sequence ATGCATGCATTGTTGATATCTGATACACATTTTCCTGACAGAGTAACAGATATCTCCCGGCTTTTAAGAAGAATGAAGGAGTACGAGCCAGAACTTATTCTTCATGCAGGAGACCTCACCGATGCTGAAGTTATGGAAGAACTTAAGAGAATAGCACCTGCTGTGGCTGTTCAGGGAAATATGGACGAAGCTAATGGTTTAAAACTGCCTGTCAGAAAGCTTCTTGAAATTAAAGGCAGAAAAATCCTGCTTCACCATGGTAGAGGCGTGCATCCAAGGGGTGAGCTGAATACTCTGGTTTATATGGCAGAGGAAGCTGGAGCAGATGTGATAGTAACAGGACATACTCATACTCCTGTCTTTGAAAAAGTTGGAAAAATAACAGTTATAAACCCTGGAAGCCCGACTGTTCCAAGATTTTCACCTAAAAGTTTTATGGTAGCAGATTTCGGCAAGATAATAGAAGCAAAGCTTGTAAGGCTGTAG